A part of Synechococcus sp. KORDI-49 genomic DNA contains:
- a CDS encoding fructosamine kinase family protein: MNEQLLQGLVSPGGALAGATIEAVTPVGGGCIHQASRLQLADGRRLFAKSGPADALVLFEVEAEALAALHDHADEALLLVPRPLAVSSISGGAVLLMPWMDLEGSDQQTLGRGLALLHQHSGRVSPGRFGWDRDGFIGAGPQPGGWRERWGACFVDLRLRPQLALLGDCGCPPDQLNRVLSELEARLDDHGAEPALVHGDLWGGNAGVLSDGRGAIFDPAAWWADREVDLAMTSLFGGFSRQFREAYRTVLPPRPGEADRVAIYNLYHLLNHANLFGGSYVSQARASLQGLIRWML, translated from the coding sequence ATGAACGAGCAGCTGCTGCAGGGCCTGGTCTCCCCCGGGGGGGCGCTGGCAGGAGCCACGATCGAGGCCGTGACACCCGTCGGGGGCGGCTGCATCCACCAGGCCAGCCGCCTTCAGCTTGCCGATGGACGCCGTCTCTTCGCCAAGAGCGGCCCCGCTGACGCGCTCGTTCTGTTCGAGGTCGAGGCCGAGGCACTCGCCGCTCTGCACGACCATGCCGATGAGGCGCTGTTGCTGGTGCCACGGCCTTTGGCGGTGTCGTCCATCTCCGGTGGCGCTGTTCTGCTGATGCCGTGGATGGATCTGGAGGGATCCGATCAGCAGACGCTCGGTCGCGGTCTCGCGCTGCTTCATCAGCATTCCGGTCGTGTCTCCCCCGGACGCTTCGGCTGGGATCGCGACGGCTTCATCGGTGCCGGGCCCCAGCCCGGAGGCTGGCGAGAGCGCTGGGGAGCGTGCTTCGTCGACCTTCGGTTACGCCCCCAGCTGGCCCTGCTCGGGGATTGCGGATGTCCACCCGACCAACTGAACAGGGTTCTCAGTGAGCTGGAAGCACGGCTGGATGACCACGGGGCAGAGCCTGCTCTGGTGCATGGCGATCTCTGGGGCGGAAATGCCGGGGTTCTCTCCGACGGTCGTGGGGCGATCTTTGACCCCGCGGCCTGGTGGGCCGACAGGGAAGTCGACCTGGCGATGACCAGCCTGTTCGGCGGGTTTTCAAGGCAGTTTCGGGAGGCCTACCGGACGGTTCTGCCTCCCCGCCCAGGGGAAGCAGACCGGGTGGCGATCTACAACCTGTATCACCTGCTGAACCACGCGAATCTGTTCGGTGGGTCCTATGTCAGTCAGGCGAGAGCCAGCCTGCAGGGACTGATCCGCTGGATGCTCTGA
- the larE gene encoding ATP-dependent sacrificial sulfur transferase LarE has protein sequence MFRLQEPLPTREADLLEQLRAWMAPSPGLCVAYSGGVDSTLVAAIAHEQLGERAFAVTGVSPALAPHLLEEARLQAGWIGIRHRECATQELDDPAYSSNPMDRCFACKRELHSHLQPIAAAAGSAQVVDGVNLDDLGDHRPGIRAAQEAGVRSPLAELGIDKAAIRCLSHALGFPWWDKPAQPCLASRFPYGESITGERLRRVGYAEAWLIRNGFPRVRVRSQGLAARIEVPRDRLQDLLRLADKASLVPTLLNLGFTSVSLDLEGLVSGKLNRVPVSG, from the coding sequence ATGTTCCGTCTGCAGGAGCCGTTACCGACCCGAGAGGCCGACCTGCTGGAGCAGCTGCGCGCCTGGATGGCGCCATCACCCGGGCTCTGTGTGGCTTATTCCGGCGGTGTCGACAGCACGCTGGTGGCTGCCATCGCCCACGAGCAGCTGGGCGAGCGGGCCTTTGCCGTCACCGGGGTGTCGCCGGCACTGGCCCCCCATCTGCTGGAGGAGGCACGGTTGCAGGCCGGCTGGATCGGGATCCGGCATCGGGAGTGTGCGACCCAGGAGCTGGACGACCCGGCTTACAGCAGCAATCCGATGGATCGCTGCTTCGCCTGCAAACGGGAACTGCACAGCCATCTGCAGCCGATTGCGGCGGCGGCGGGCTCTGCCCAGGTGGTGGACGGGGTGAACCTCGATGACCTGGGAGACCATCGCCCCGGAATCAGGGCCGCTCAGGAAGCGGGGGTGCGTTCTCCCTTGGCGGAGCTGGGGATCGATAAGGCAGCCATCCGTTGTCTGTCGCACGCGCTTGGATTCCCCTGGTGGGACAAGCCAGCTCAGCCCTGCCTCGCCTCCCGATTCCCCTATGGAGAGAGCATCACCGGCGAGCGCTTGCGTCGGGTGGGTTATGCAGAAGCATGGTTGATCAGGAACGGGTTTCCCCGCGTGCGGGTCCGCAGTCAGGGACTGGCGGCACGGATTGAAGTGCCCAGGGACCGTCTTCAGGATCTGCTGAGGCTGGCTGATAAAGCGAGCCTCGTGCCGACGCTGCTGAACCTGGGATTCACCTCGGTGAGCCTGGATCTTGAGGGGTTGGTGAGCGGCAAGCTCAACAGGGTTCCCGTCAGCGGTTGA
- a CDS encoding CAAD domain-containing protein: MSNAVSDLKDAVTGETPVVDAAASASPEDTTSFAERYSEVIGKVNETLDKVDWNQMGRIGKIAGIFAAVIVAQILIKGILDTINLLPIVPGLLELLGLVVVGQWSWKNLTTSDKRNALVQRIQSLRQEYLG, translated from the coding sequence ATGAGTAACGCCGTCTCCGATCTGAAGGATGCCGTCACTGGCGAGACTCCGGTTGTGGACGCTGCCGCATCGGCATCCCCGGAGGACACCACCTCCTTCGCTGAGCGCTACAGCGAAGTGATCGGCAAGGTGAATGAAACCCTTGACAAGGTGGATTGGAACCAGATGGGTCGGATCGGCAAGATCGCCGGAATCTTCGCGGCCGTCATCGTTGCTCAGATCCTGATCAAGGGAATCCTCGACACGATCAATCTGCTGCCGATCGTTCCCGGTCTGCTGGAGCTGCTCGGCCTCGTGGTGGTCGGACAGTGGAGCTGGAAGAACCTCACCACCAGTGACAAGCGCAATGCCCTGGTTCAGCGCATCCAGTCCCTCCGTCAGGAATACCTGGGCTGA
- the speD gene encoding adenosylmethionine decarboxylase has product MEQTLSDLHPNPGWTDTNGQPTDMVGKHCILELYDCDKSRLDDEAFLRTTITTAAKRAGATLLNLITHRFEPQGVTGLALLAESHISIHTWPETGYAAVDVFTCGDHTMPDRACQVLREKLQAGSHALKSFLRETPSAVATDLRTPIGLNR; this is encoded by the coding sequence ATGGAGCAGACCCTGTCTGACCTGCATCCCAACCCGGGATGGACCGACACCAATGGCCAACCCACCGACATGGTCGGCAAACATTGCATTCTCGAGCTTTACGACTGCGACAAGAGTCGGCTCGACGATGAAGCATTCCTGAGAACCACCATCACAACCGCAGCGAAACGTGCTGGTGCAACCCTTCTCAATCTCATCACCCATCGATTCGAGCCCCAGGGTGTGACGGGCCTTGCCCTCCTGGCTGAATCCCATATCTCCATCCACACCTGGCCGGAGACCGGCTACGCCGCCGTCGATGTCTTCACCTGTGGTGACCACACCATGCCCGACCGGGCCTGCCAGGTGCTTCGCGAGAAATTGCAGGCCGGCAGCCATGCGCTCAAGAGCTTCCTGCGAGAGACGCCATCCGCTGTGGCGACGGATCTGAGGACTCCCATCGGGCTCAACCGCTGA
- a CDS encoding cob(I)yrinic acid a,c-diamide adenosyltransferase, with translation MPRSIGIVTAADSRERSHGQLHIYDGEGKGKSQAALGVVLRTIGLGICEQRRTRVLLLRFLKGPGRAYDEDAAIEALQQGFPHLIDHLRTGRADHFTAEEATRFDRDEAERGWVIAKGAIASALYSVVVLDELNPVLDLGLLDIEDVVRTLSKRPSGMEVIVTGRAAPAPLIRGADLHSEMRAHRRPGMEDDRVIPLNMSSGIEIYTGEGKGKSTSALGKALQAIGRGISQDKSHRVLILQWLKGGTGYTEDAAIAALRESYPHLVDHLRSGRDAIVWRGQQEPIDYVEAERAWEIARAAISSGLYKTVILDELNPTVDLELLPVEPIVQTLLRKPAETEVIITGRCKNPPAYFDLASVHSEMVCHKHYAEQGVDLKRGVDY, from the coding sequence ATGCCCCGAAGCATCGGGATCGTCACCGCCGCCGACAGCCGTGAACGCAGCCATGGTCAGCTGCACATCTACGACGGTGAGGGAAAGGGCAAGAGTCAGGCCGCCCTCGGTGTGGTGCTGCGGACCATCGGACTCGGGATCTGTGAGCAGCGACGGACCCGCGTTCTGTTGCTTCGGTTTCTGAAGGGTCCCGGGCGTGCCTACGACGAAGACGCCGCCATCGAAGCTCTGCAGCAGGGTTTCCCCCATCTGATCGATCATCTGCGCACCGGGCGCGCCGATCACTTCACGGCGGAAGAGGCCACGCGCTTCGACCGGGACGAAGCGGAACGCGGCTGGGTGATCGCCAAGGGGGCGATCGCCAGCGCGCTCTATTCCGTCGTGGTCCTCGATGAACTGAATCCTGTCCTGGACCTGGGACTGCTCGACATCGAGGACGTCGTGAGAACCCTCAGCAAGCGTCCCAGCGGCATGGAGGTGATCGTCACAGGACGGGCTGCACCCGCACCGCTGATCCGTGGTGCGGACCTGCACTCCGAGATGCGGGCCCACCGTCGCCCCGGGATGGAGGACGATCGGGTGATCCCGCTGAACATGAGCAGCGGCATCGAGATCTACACAGGCGAAGGGAAGGGGAAATCCACCAGCGCCCTTGGCAAGGCCCTTCAGGCGATCGGACGCGGCATCAGCCAGGACAAGAGCCACCGGGTTCTGATCCTTCAGTGGCTGAAGGGCGGCACCGGATACACCGAAGACGCCGCTATCGCCGCCCTGCGCGAAAGCTATCCGCATCTGGTGGATCATCTGCGATCCGGACGGGACGCCATCGTCTGGCGCGGCCAGCAGGAGCCGATCGACTACGTCGAAGCGGAGCGGGCCTGGGAGATCGCTCGGGCCGCCATCTCCAGCGGTCTCTACAAGACCGTCATCCTCGACGAACTGAATCCCACCGTGGATCTGGAACTGCTGCCTGTTGAGCCGATCGTGCAAACCCTGCTGCGCAAACCGGCCGAAACGGAGGTGATCATCACAGGACGATGCAAGAACCCGCCTGCCTACTTCGATCTGGCCAGTGTCCACTCCGAGATGGTGTGCCACAAGCACTACGCCGAGCAGGGAGTTGATCTGAAGCGCGGTGTCGACTACTGA
- the crtD gene encoding C-3',4' desaturase CrtD: protein MAPDGVIVIGGGIAGLTAACLLAHEGVPVTLLEAHHQTGGCAGTFRRGPWTFDVGATQVAGLEPGGSHARLFRHLNLPLPEADILDPGCVVDLADGSPPIHLWHDPERWRLERQQHFPGSERFWAVCNTLHRSNWAFAGRDPVVTPRSLWDLGQLLAALRPATLASGLFTGMTIADLLVLCGCGEDQRLRRFLDLQLKLYSQEPADRTAVLYGATVLQMAQAPLGLFHLRGSMQVLSHHLEEALVRDGGRLLLRHRVTGLQRHDGGWQVTVTAPQQRTLRLEAQDVICSLPPQCLPDLIPSDQWPTGYERRLNDLPEPSGALVFYGAVRREALPDSCPGHLQRGSEHPGSLFVSVSRAGDGRAPEGEATVIASVFTPTADWCRLAEPAYQQRKQEALQSIRGELERSLHLRPDVWLHAELATPRGFAGWTGRPRGMVGGLGQHPSRFGPFGLAGRTPMQGLWLCGDSLHPGEGTAGVSLSALNASRQLLAERGKRLIIRD, encoded by the coding sequence TTGGCCCCAGACGGAGTGATCGTCATCGGTGGAGGCATCGCCGGCCTGACGGCGGCGTGCCTGCTGGCCCATGAGGGCGTGCCGGTGACCCTGCTGGAAGCCCATCACCAGACCGGAGGCTGTGCCGGAACGTTCCGGCGTGGACCATGGACCTTCGATGTCGGCGCCACCCAGGTGGCCGGGCTGGAACCCGGGGGGAGTCATGCCCGTCTGTTCCGACATCTGAACCTGCCGCTGCCGGAGGCTGACATCCTCGATCCCGGGTGCGTGGTCGATCTCGCCGACGGCAGTCCGCCGATCCATCTCTGGCATGACCCGGAGCGCTGGCGGCTGGAGCGTCAGCAGCACTTCCCCGGGAGCGAACGCTTCTGGGCTGTCTGCAACACGCTTCACCGCAGCAATTGGGCCTTCGCCGGCCGGGATCCTGTGGTGACACCCCGCAGCCTCTGGGACCTGGGTCAGCTCCTGGCAGCCCTCCGACCTGCCACGCTCGCCTCCGGCCTGTTCACAGGCATGACGATCGCCGACCTGCTGGTGCTCTGCGGATGCGGCGAGGATCAGCGGCTGCGGCGGTTTCTGGATCTGCAGTTGAAGCTTTACTCCCAGGAGCCGGCGGACCGGACCGCCGTGCTTTACGGAGCGACGGTGCTGCAGATGGCGCAGGCGCCTCTGGGGCTTTTCCACCTGCGGGGATCGATGCAGGTGCTCAGCCATCACCTGGAGGAGGCGCTCGTCCGCGACGGCGGCAGGCTTCTGCTCCGCCATCGCGTCACGGGCCTGCAGCGACACGATGGAGGCTGGCAGGTGACGGTCACAGCTCCGCAGCAGAGAACGTTGCGGCTGGAAGCACAGGACGTGATCTGCAGCCTGCCGCCCCAGTGCCTGCCGGATCTGATTCCGAGCGATCAGTGGCCAACCGGTTACGAAAGACGTCTGAACGACCTGCCAGAGCCGAGTGGTGCACTGGTGTTCTACGGCGCCGTCCGGCGCGAGGCGTTGCCGGACTCCTGCCCGGGACATCTGCAACGGGGTAGCGAGCATCCGGGTTCACTCTTCGTCTCGGTGAGCCGAGCGGGGGATGGACGTGCCCCCGAAGGAGAGGCCACGGTGATCGCCAGTGTGTTCACCCCGACCGCCGACTGGTGTCGTCTGGCTGAACCCGCCTATCAGCAGCGAAAGCAGGAGGCGCTGCAGAGCATCCGCGGCGAACTGGAACGCTCGCTCCATCTCCGGCCGGACGTGTGGCTGCATGCCGAGCTGGCCACACCACGAGGCTTCGCCGGCTGGACAGGCCGTCCGCGCGGCATGGTCGGGGGACTGGGGCAGCACCCAAGCCGCTTCGGACCGTTCGGTCTGGCGGGACGCACTCCGATGCAGGGGCTCTGGCTCTGCGGAGACAGCTTGCATCCGGGGGAAGGAACGGCCGGAGTGAGCCTCTCGGCCCTGAATGCCAGCCGTCAGCTGCTGGCAGAACGCGGAAAGCGCCTGATCATCAGGGATTGA
- a CDS encoding M67 family metallopeptidase — protein sequence MLGFDHRCLTILRRSLSAAEPDEGCALLIGSCSQRGFWRLEQVWPCCNVWLPRSARDQRFTLDPREQLAAQRWARQHRQQVLGVAHSHPRGSAEPSPRDRHWGIPGSLVLILSGDGDLKGWWLAADRRVREVPIEVWDTRCGDRLPEVP from the coding sequence ATGCTGGGCTTCGATCATCGATGCCTCACGATTCTCCGTCGGTCGCTGTCCGCCGCAGAACCTGATGAGGGGTGTGCGTTGTTGATCGGAAGCTGTTCACAACGCGGTTTCTGGCGTCTGGAACAGGTCTGGCCCTGCTGCAATGTCTGGCTGCCGCGATCCGCTCGAGATCAGCGCTTCACCCTGGATCCGCGGGAGCAGCTGGCGGCGCAGCGCTGGGCCAGGCAACACCGTCAGCAGGTGCTGGGGGTGGCCCATTCCCATCCCAGGGGTTCGGCGGAACCTTCCCCCCGTGATCGGCACTGGGGCATCCCGGGGTCTCTCGTGCTGATCCTCTCGGGGGATGGCGATCTGAAGGGTTGGTGGCTGGCTGCCGATCGCCGCGTGCGGGAGGTTCCGATCGAGGTCTGGGACACTCGTTGCGGTGATCGGCTCCCCGAAGTGCCATGA
- the recF gene encoding DNA replication/repair protein RecF: protein MQGFRNHTALQLELNQPRLLVIGPNGIGKSNLLEAVELLGSLRSHRCSSDRDLIQWNASRGVLRAEVGDGDRLELELRRSGGRLARRNGKVLDRQLDLIGPMRCIGFSALDLDLVRGEPALRRQWLDRVVLQLEPVYAELISRYGRLLRQRSQLWRQRSNRDRTGLEALLDAFDIQMALVSTRIHRRRLRALRRLEPIACRWQSHLSAGSEQLHLSYQPGSRLDEEEAEEPWRLSIEEQLRQQREEEERLGSCRVGPHRDEVALLLGDSPARRFGSAGQQRSLVLALKLAELELVTDLCGEPPLLLLDDVLAELDPQRQRLLLEAVGCHHQCLISATHLDGFDGGWRQQAQIVGEEDLNSAVHIG, encoded by the coding sequence CTGCAGGGGTTCCGGAACCACACGGCGCTGCAGCTGGAGCTGAACCAGCCGCGGCTGCTGGTGATCGGCCCGAACGGCATCGGGAAGTCCAATCTTCTGGAGGCGGTCGAACTGCTCGGGAGCCTGCGCTCCCATCGCTGCAGCAGTGACCGTGACCTGATCCAGTGGAACGCCTCGAGAGGAGTGCTGCGGGCGGAGGTGGGAGACGGTGATCGCTTGGAGCTGGAACTGCGGCGCAGCGGAGGACGCCTGGCCCGCCGCAACGGCAAAGTGCTCGACCGGCAGCTGGATCTGATCGGCCCCATGCGCTGCATCGGATTCAGTGCGCTGGATCTCGATCTGGTGCGGGGTGAACCGGCCCTGCGACGGCAGTGGCTGGATCGGGTCGTGCTGCAGCTCGAACCCGTTTATGCGGAGCTGATCAGCCGTTACGGCCGTCTGCTGCGGCAGCGGAGCCAGCTCTGGCGCCAACGCAGCAACCGCGACAGGACAGGACTGGAGGCACTACTGGATGCCTTCGACATTCAGATGGCGCTGGTGAGCACCCGCATTCACCGGCGCAGGCTGCGGGCCCTGCGGCGTCTGGAACCGATCGCCTGTCGCTGGCAGAGCCATCTCAGTGCCGGCAGCGAACAACTGCATCTCAGTTACCAGCCCGGCAGCCGACTGGACGAGGAGGAAGCGGAGGAACCCTGGCGCCTGTCGATCGAGGAGCAACTCCGGCAGCAGCGGGAGGAGGAGGAGCGGCTGGGCAGCTGCCGGGTCGGCCCCCACCGCGATGAAGTCGCGCTGCTGCTCGGCGACAGCCCCGCTCGTCGCTTCGGCTCAGCAGGACAGCAGCGATCGCTTGTGCTGGCCCTCAAACTGGCGGAGCTTGAGCTGGTCACCGATCTGTGCGGGGAACCCCCGCTTCTGCTGCTGGATGACGTCCTGGCGGAACTCGATCCCCAGCGTCAGCGCCTTCTGCTGGAGGCGGTCGGCTGCCATCACCAGTGCCTGATCAGCGCCACGCACCTCGACGGCTTCGACGGAGGCTGGCGTCAGCAGGCTCAGATCGTCGGAGAAGAAGACCTGAACAGCGCGGTTCACATCGGATAG
- the moeB gene encoding molybdopterin-synthase adenylyltransferase MoeB: MTTPQEHPALSADEKQRYARHLILPEVGRTGQERLKGASVLCVGSGGLGSPLLLYLAAAGIGTIGIVDGDVVEVSNLQRQVIHGSAWVGRSKARSAAHRIADLNSHCRVEVHDVMLTIDNALELIRPYDVVCDGTDNFPSRYLINDACVLLGKPLVYGSVQRFDGQVSVFNRGPGRPDYRDLLPEPPPAGEVPSCAEAGVMGVLPGLVGLIQATETIKLITGIGDPLDGRLLVVDGLSMRFRELRLERDPDRPAVQGLIDYSQFCRGEVAPMDSISVTALKELLDSGAEDVVLIDVRNQSEADVAVIAGSHLIPLATIRSGEAMEQVRSLAAGCRVFVHCKLGGRSAQAVEVLSQQGIPASNVEGGIDAWAQQVDPTMARY; the protein is encoded by the coding sequence ATGACCACTCCTCAAGAGCATCCGGCGCTGTCTGCGGACGAGAAGCAGCGCTACGCAAGGCATCTGATCCTGCCGGAGGTCGGCAGGACCGGGCAGGAACGGTTGAAGGGCGCGTCGGTGCTGTGCGTCGGCAGCGGCGGCCTTGGATCACCGCTTCTGCTGTACCTGGCGGCAGCGGGAATCGGCACGATCGGCATCGTCGATGGCGATGTGGTGGAGGTTTCAAACCTGCAGAGGCAGGTCATTCACGGCAGTGCCTGGGTCGGTCGGTCCAAGGCCCGCTCGGCGGCTCATCGCATCGCTGATCTCAATTCCCACTGCCGGGTCGAGGTCCACGACGTCATGCTCACCATCGACAACGCCCTGGAGCTGATCCGTCCGTATGACGTCGTCTGCGATGGCACGGACAACTTTCCCTCCCGGTATCTGATCAATGACGCCTGCGTGCTGCTGGGCAAGCCGCTGGTCTACGGCTCCGTCCAACGCTTCGATGGCCAGGTCAGTGTGTTCAACCGTGGGCCGGGGCGTCCTGACTATCGGGACCTGCTGCCGGAGCCGCCGCCTGCCGGTGAGGTGCCGTCCTGTGCGGAGGCCGGCGTCATGGGAGTGCTGCCCGGACTGGTGGGGCTGATTCAGGCGACCGAGACGATCAAGTTGATCACGGGCATCGGGGATCCGCTCGATGGTCGTTTGCTGGTGGTGGATGGATTGTCGATGCGTTTCCGGGAGCTGCGCCTGGAGAGGGATCCGGACCGGCCGGCGGTCCAGGGCCTGATTGACTACAGCCAGTTCTGCCGCGGCGAGGTTGCCCCCATGGACAGCATCAGCGTCACCGCGCTCAAGGAGCTGCTTGATTCCGGCGCCGAGGATGTGGTGCTGATCGATGTCCGCAATCAGTCCGAAGCCGATGTTGCGGTCATCGCCGGCAGCCATCTGATTCCTCTCGCCACGATTCGCAGCGGTGAAGCCATGGAGCAGGTGCGTTCGCTCGCAGCGGGCTGCCGCGTTTTCGTGCACTGCAAGCTTGGTGGGCGCTCCGCGCAGGCCGTGGAGGTTCTGTCGCAGCAGGGAATTCCTGCGAGCAACGTCGAGGGCGGCATCGATGCCTGGGCCCAGCAGGTGGATCCCACCATGGCCCGGTACTGA
- a CDS encoding prephenate/arogenate dehydrogenase, protein MAAQAGVVGLGLIGGSLGLDLQSRGWRVQGLVHRQATAERALARGLVSAVSTDPACLSGCDLVILALPIPLLLNPDPALLEALPRDAVITDVGSVKKPVLEAWNGRHPRFVASHPMAGTAAAGVEAGLAGLFQGRPWIATPDAQTDPAALAVVEAVARDLGCHWLTSGAAQHDQAVALISHLPVLVSAALLRAVGEERDPEIRQLAIALASSGFADTSRVGGGNPDLGVAMASSNREAVLKGLAAYRWSLEQLEEAVLRDNWPQLRQELERTQALRPEFLRTAPEVNP, encoded by the coding sequence ATGGCGGCACAGGCGGGTGTGGTCGGTCTGGGTCTGATCGGCGGATCGCTCGGCCTCGATCTGCAGAGTCGCGGCTGGCGGGTGCAGGGTCTGGTGCATCGTCAGGCGACGGCTGAGCGTGCTCTGGCCCGCGGGCTGGTGTCGGCGGTGAGCACGGATCCTGCCTGCCTGAGCGGCTGTGATCTGGTGATCCTGGCGCTGCCGATTCCTCTGCTGCTGAACCCGGATCCCGCCCTGCTGGAGGCTCTGCCGCGGGATGCCGTGATCACCGACGTCGGATCTGTCAAGAAGCCTGTGCTCGAGGCCTGGAACGGCCGGCATCCACGCTTCGTGGCCAGTCATCCGATGGCAGGGACCGCGGCAGCCGGGGTCGAGGCCGGCCTGGCCGGTCTGTTCCAAGGCAGACCCTGGATCGCGACGCCTGATGCTCAGACCGATCCCGCTGCGCTGGCGGTGGTCGAAGCGGTCGCCCGAGATCTCGGCTGCCACTGGCTGACCTCCGGTGCCGCTCAGCATGATCAGGCGGTCGCTCTCATCTCCCATCTGCCCGTGCTGGTCAGTGCGGCTCTGCTGCGGGCTGTAGGGGAGGAACGGGACCCGGAGATCCGACAGCTCGCGATCGCCCTGGCGTCCAGTGGATTTGCCGACACCAGCCGCGTCGGCGGTGGAAACCCGGATCTCGGCGTGGCGATGGCGTCCAGCAACCGGGAGGCGGTTCTGAAGGGACTGGCCGCCTATCGATGGAGCCTTGAGCAACTGGAAGAGGCTGTGCTCCGGGACAACTGGCCGCAGCTGCGACAGGAACTCGAGCGCACCCAGGCCCTCAGGCCGGAGTTTCTCCGAACGGCTCCCGAGGTCAATCCCTGA